In Aciduliprofundum sp. MAR08-339, a single window of DNA contains:
- the hutH gene encoding histidine ammonia-lyase — MLEINGENLTVEDVVRVARFGERVKISESSIRKVKRSRDVVERILKEERVVYGINTGLGELVNVRIPKKDLKNLQINLIRSHSSGVGDFLSEEVVRAAMLIRANSLLKGFSGVRLEIIETLISMLNSGVTPLVPKFGSVGASGDLAPLAHVALVMIGEGYAKFQGEIMDGKMAMEKAGIKPVEIQEREGLALLNGTAMMAAHAAIAVYDSYNIMKNALISAAMSFEALKATDGALDERIMRARPHPGQIRIAKILRELLKDSEIVERARAEKVQDAYTLRCTPQVYGAILDTLNHVRDVVEREINSATDNPLIFDEPISGGNFHGEPIALAMDFLAIALTDMGNMIERRIARLVDSKLSNLPPFLIENSGTNSGLMIPQYTAAALCNRNKILSYPASADSIPTSANQEDHVSMGMNSAIKLREIVDNVKYIVAIEYLCANQALHIGGFSAPAIQRAMRALGVEKFEVDTVYSPIIERIKRKIDSEEIVRSVEEKINLSL; from the coding sequence ATGCTTGAAATAAACGGGGAGAATCTGACAGTGGAAGATGTTGTTAGGGTTGCCAGATTTGGAGAGAGAGTCAAGATTTCTGAATCTTCAATACGAAAGGTTAAGCGTTCAAGGGATGTTGTCGAGAGAATATTGAAAGAAGAGCGTGTTGTATACGGGATAAACACAGGACTTGGAGAACTCGTGAATGTGAGAATTCCCAAGAAAGATCTGAAAAATCTGCAGATAAACCTCATAAGAAGCCATTCTTCAGGTGTTGGAGACTTCCTCTCTGAGGAAGTAGTCAGAGCTGCAATGCTTATCCGAGCCAACAGTCTTTTGAAGGGGTTCTCTGGAGTTAGACTGGAGATAATTGAAACTCTGATCTCCATGCTAAACTCTGGGGTTACCCCCCTCGTTCCAAAATTCGGAAGCGTTGGTGCAAGCGGGGATCTTGCCCCCCTGGCCCATGTGGCTCTGGTCATGATCGGTGAAGGGTACGCAAAGTTCCAGGGGGAGATTATGGATGGAAAGATGGCCATGGAGAAGGCGGGAATAAAACCCGTTGAAATTCAAGAGCGTGAGGGTCTCGCACTTCTGAACGGTACCGCGATGATGGCAGCCCACGCTGCAATTGCAGTTTACGACTCATACAATATAATGAAGAACGCCCTCATAAGCGCAGCCATGAGTTTTGAGGCACTTAAGGCCACGGATGGGGCTCTGGATGAAAGGATAATGAGAGCAAGACCACACCCCGGGCAGATCAGGATCGCCAAGATACTCCGGGAGCTACTGAAAGACAGCGAGATCGTTGAAAGGGCAAGAGCAGAAAAGGTTCAAGATGCCTATACCCTGCGCTGCACGCCCCAGGTTTATGGAGCAATTCTGGATACTCTAAACCACGTCAGGGATGTTGTGGAGAGGGAGATAAATTCAGCAACGGACAATCCACTAATATTCGACGAGCCCATTTCCGGAGGAAATTTCCACGGCGAGCCCATTGCCCTAGCCATGGATTTTCTGGCAATAGCGTTGACTGACATGGGCAATATGATCGAGAGACGCATCGCCAGACTTGTGGATTCCAAGTTGAGCAATCTCCCACCGTTCCTAATTGAAAACAGCGGCACAAACTCAGGGCTGATGATACCCCAGTACACTGCAGCCGCCCTATGCAATCGCAATAAAATTCTTTCGTATCCTGCAAGCGCAGATAGCATACCAACCAGCGCCAATCAGGAGGACCACGTGAGCATGGGAATGAACTCTGCCATAAAATTGAGGGAAATTGTGGATAACGTGAAGTACATAGTTGCCATTGAGTACCTTTGCGCAAATCAGGCTCTCCACATTGGAGGCTTTTCCGCTCCAGCCATCCAGAGGGCAATGAGGGCACTTGGAGTTGAGAAATTTGAAGTGGATACCGTGTATTCCCCAATCATAGAAAGAATAAAGAGAAAAATTGACAGCGAGGAAATTGTGAGGAGCGTGGAGGAAAAAATCAACTTATCTCTCTGA
- a CDS encoding helix-turn-helix domain-containing protein, with translation MDLREKIAGEIVLSPRPGATMRKWREMFGISQQELAKYLGISSSVISDYESGRRKSPGVVMVRKFVNALIEIDESRGGVKIKELSSTYGEEAIIDIREFPYEIGVNDFFNMIEAEVVNSELEAKRPIYGYTILDSLKAILHYNSFDYLRVYGWSIDRALIFTGVHYGRSPMIAIRAHPLKPSAVVYVRPGKVDELAVKLATMEEIPLAVTYLEVKEIEKRLREIS, from the coding sequence ATGGACCTTCGAGAGAAAATTGCCGGAGAGATTGTGCTCTCTCCCAGGCCTGGTGCAACCATGCGTAAGTGGAGGGAGATGTTTGGAATATCCCAGCAGGAGCTGGCGAAATATCTGGGGATATCTTCTTCTGTGATAAGCGATTATGAATCTGGCCGCCGCAAGTCTCCGGGTGTGGTTATGGTTCGCAAGTTTGTAAATGCCCTTATTGAAATTGACGAATCAAGGGGAGGGGTAAAAATAAAGGAACTCTCAAGCACCTACGGAGAGGAGGCGATAATAGATATTCGCGAATTCCCCTACGAAATAGGCGTGAATGATTTTTTTAACATGATTGAGGCTGAGGTTGTGAATTCTGAACTGGAGGCAAAACGCCCTATTTATGGATACACCATCTTGGACAGTTTGAAGGCCATACTACATTACAACTCTTTTGACTATCTCAGGGTTTACGGATGGAGCATTGATAGGGCTCTGATATTCACAGGGGTGCATTACGGGCGCTCTCCCATGATTGCAATCCGTGCTCATCCTCTAAAACCAAGCGCTGTTGTCTACGTGAGGCCTGGAAAGGTGGATGAACTCGCCGTCAAACTGGCGACCATGGAGGAGATCCCCCTGGCGGTTACCTATCTGGAGGTGAAGGAGATAGAAAAGAGGCTCAGAGAGATAAGTTGA
- a CDS encoding MFS transporter translates to MNYLKNLHSDLRTILRGNIGVLFTTWILLNFGHSLVMRFNGIYFSALGASNVILGLMGALTFGMMALLQIPGGYLADAFGRRKVIVIFTSIMAFSMLIFALAPSWQWILVGIIISNVALLYQPALFSMMMDSLPSHRRAEGFAITNISMIPGIFGPIIGGALIYTYGTVPGMRIGYIVLFIISVIAALLRIKLKETIKPNKNREKFIESFRILKKLGRGAKGVLLINMITSAAGGMVGYFVVKYAYGYTSSLIYGIAMAMITVIIVLVGIPIGRRADSRGKERFYMLGELMAAAALIVFIVPSTFALFTYAILIGLSQAFSQPASNGLIADYVNIENRGRYTGVFLFLSYISAMVLSAIGGYIYQITPWLLFALSGMLYLLGGILAFLLLVRNR, encoded by the coding sequence ATGAATTACCTTAAAAATCTGCACTCAGATCTACGGACGATTCTCAGGGGCAATATTGGAGTTCTGTTCACTACATGGATCTTGCTCAACTTTGGTCACAGTCTGGTCATGAGATTCAACGGTATCTACTTCTCCGCATTGGGGGCAAGCAATGTTATCCTCGGACTGATGGGCGCTCTCACCTTCGGGATGATGGCCCTGCTCCAGATTCCGGGAGGGTATCTTGCAGATGCCTTTGGGAGGAGAAAGGTCATCGTGATATTCACGAGTATAATGGCATTTTCAATGCTCATATTTGCACTGGCACCCTCCTGGCAATGGATTTTGGTCGGGATCATCATTTCAAATGTGGCCCTTCTTTACCAGCCGGCTCTTTTCTCTATGATGATGGATTCTCTGCCCTCACATCGCCGAGCGGAGGGTTTTGCAATCACAAATATCTCCATGATACCCGGCATATTTGGACCTATAATTGGGGGAGCGTTGATCTACACCTACGGTACGGTACCAGGTATGAGAATTGGATACATCGTGCTATTCATCATCTCCGTAATAGCAGCCCTCCTTCGAATAAAACTGAAGGAGACAATAAAACCAAATAAAAACAGGGAGAAATTCATTGAGAGTTTCAGAATTCTTAAAAAACTGGGAAGAGGGGCAAAGGGAGTTTTGCTCATAAATATGATTACATCCGCTGCAGGTGGCATGGTCGGATACTTCGTTGTGAAATACGCCTATGGATACACCTCCTCGCTCATCTACGGAATTGCCATGGCAATGATAACTGTTATCATTGTGCTTGTTGGCATACCGATTGGAAGGAGAGCTGATTCTCGTGGTAAAGAGAGGTTCTACATGCTGGGCGAATTAATGGCAGCAGCGGCACTTATAGTGTTCATAGTTCCCTCCACATTTGCCCTGTTCACCTACGCAATTCTCATAGGTCTATCACAAGCGTTCAGCCAGCCGGCGAGCAATGGACTAATAGCGGATTATGTGAACATAGAAAATCGGGGAAGGTACACTGGCGTTTTCCTATTCCTCTCATACATATCCGCCATGGTTTTAAGCGCCATAGGAGGATACATATACCAGATCACCCCGTGGTTGTTATTTGCATTGTCGGGGATGCTTTATCTCCTTGGAGGAATCCTGGCATTTCTTCTGCTCGTGAGAAATAGATAA
- a CDS encoding ATPase domain-containing protein, protein MITGRERCKTGIEGLDNVLNGGIPRGNTILVTGSCGTGKTTLSLEFLVRGALMGERSMYISVTEVPEKLIENMRTYEFFDMRLIEEKKLIFVDLQEIYVKLGLEKLEFTLEDVNILASQIVKMVKELGIKRLVIDSITSICYRLTSKEQIREFILQLGKDLSDMGCTTLLVSELLPSSAGYSQYGVEEAIADGIIFMGNLERRGDLLRTIQVIKMRGTTHSRAKYVLDLTSIGILLAPLLKGGSVEVR, encoded by the coding sequence ATGATAACAGGTAGGGAGAGGTGTAAGACCGGAATCGAAGGTTTAGATAACGTGCTAAACGGGGGGATTCCGAGGGGCAATACCATACTTGTAACCGGATCTTGCGGGACAGGAAAAACCACCTTGAGTTTGGAATTCCTTGTGAGGGGCGCACTTATGGGTGAACGCTCAATGTACATATCAGTCACAGAAGTACCGGAAAAACTCATTGAAAATATGCGTACATACGAATTCTTTGACATGCGTCTTATTGAGGAAAAGAAACTCATATTCGTGGACCTCCAGGAGATATACGTCAAACTTGGACTTGAAAAACTTGAGTTCACCCTTGAGGATGTGAACATTCTCGCATCACAGATAGTGAAAATGGTAAAGGAACTCGGAATAAAGAGACTGGTGATAGATTCAATAACATCCATATGTTACCGCCTCACCTCCAAGGAGCAGATAAGAGAGTTCATACTCCAACTTGGAAAGGACCTATCCGATATGGGATGCACCACACTTCTTGTATCAGAACTTCTTCCATCCTCAGCAGGCTATTCCCAGTACGGTGTGGAGGAGGCAATTGCGGATGGCATAATATTCATGGGCAACCTTGAGAGACGCGGAGATCTGCTTCGCACAATACAGGTAATAAAGATGAGGGGCACAACCCATTCCCGCGCAAAATACGTGCTTGATTTAACTTCCATAGGGATACTTCTTGCTCCCCTCTTGAAGGGAGGCAGTGTGGAGGTGCGTTGA
- a CDS encoding ATPase domain-containing protein, whose amino-acid sequence MNGYETTSIGISTLDRALMGGVPRGYTILLYGSPGSGTELFAKQFAASGAAKENVIYFTTIERDEDIIATMKEFGWDTNIKIINIGVEYYHKVLEKELIISKYREEGIPINEIFKPARKREEKEVNFLTKVTYEISKLKPPFRIVIDSLDFFLNRYDKTKVISSLRTIKAHAQYYGGVVLITMLTPGSKGTVYGGIEEIVDVILEMEMKRGDEGFEKYLLIKKVRNHPEKVGIFKYDVNEQGIVLLK is encoded by the coding sequence ATGAACGGATATGAGACCACAAGCATAGGAATAAGCACTCTTGACCGGGCCCTCATGGGTGGTGTTCCCAGGGGATACACAATCCTGCTCTACGGCTCCCCCGGATCCGGTACGGAACTATTTGCCAAGCAGTTTGCAGCCTCTGGCGCTGCCAAGGAAAACGTGATTTACTTCACGACCATTGAAAGGGATGAAGACATAATTGCAACCATGAAAGAATTTGGCTGGGATACGAATATAAAGATCATAAACATTGGAGTGGAGTACTACCACAAGGTCCTGGAAAAAGAACTGATCATAAGCAAGTACCGGGAGGAGGGAATTCCCATAAACGAGATCTTCAAGCCTGCAAGAAAGAGAGAGGAAAAGGAGGTAAACTTCCTGACCAAGGTGACCTACGAGATTTCAAAACTCAAACCTCCATTTCGAATAGTTATAGATTCTCTGGACTTCTTCCTGAACAGGTATGATAAGACCAAGGTGATCTCCTCACTTAGAACCATAAAGGCCCATGCCCAGTACTATGGGGGTGTGGTTCTCATAACCATGCTCACCCCTGGAAGCAAGGGTACCGTGTACGGAGGAATCGAGGAGATCGTTGACGTGATACTTGAGATGGAGATGAAGAGAGGAGATGAAGGATTTGAAAAATACCTGCTGATAAAGAAGGTGCGCAACCATCCTGAGAAAGTGGGTATATTCAAATACGATGTGAATGAGCAGGGAATAGTGCTTCTGAAGTGA
- a CDS encoding DUF763 domain-containing protein, with protein sequence MERSGFANLPLHPGHAPRWLFGRMVNLSKEIVSIIALEYGTEEVLRRFADPYWFQAFSCVIGFDWHSSGTTTVTMGALKQALRVEDGLVVVGGKGRISRSTPLEIEKFGYEMGLSSQKIEEIKYASKMAAKVDNTVLQDGYPLYHHTMLLDEHGNWVVIQQGMNSKKKYARRYHWLHGINSYVNEPRTGIIADSIEAQVLDMSARVSEEARKISVDVVRDNPKKIRNMIADASTKGQKTLDEFSNVKVLTMPWHINWNTLFKAYEIQPKNYEELIGIKGIGPSTVRALAYIAEIIYGAEVSWKDPVKYSFALGGKDGVPKPVDRKTYDNSIEILQMSIEEASLGRKEKLEMLRRLRRFVPP encoded by the coding sequence ATGGAGAGGAGTGGATTTGCCAACTTGCCCCTTCATCCAGGCCACGCACCCAGATGGCTTTTTGGCAGGATGGTCAATTTATCTAAAGAGATTGTGAGCATCATTGCTCTGGAGTATGGCACCGAGGAGGTACTGCGTAGATTTGCTGACCCCTACTGGTTTCAGGCATTCTCCTGCGTGATCGGATTTGACTGGCACTCTTCAGGCACAACAACAGTAACCATGGGTGCTTTGAAACAGGCGTTGAGAGTGGAGGATGGCCTCGTGGTGGTAGGTGGCAAGGGCCGGATATCAAGAAGCACGCCACTGGAAATTGAAAAATTTGGATATGAGATGGGACTTTCATCCCAGAAAATTGAAGAGATAAAGTACGCAAGCAAAATGGCGGCCAAGGTTGATAATACAGTGCTTCAGGATGGCTATCCACTTTACCATCACACGATGCTTCTGGACGAGCATGGAAACTGGGTGGTTATACAGCAGGGCATGAATTCAAAGAAAAAGTACGCGAGGCGCTATCACTGGCTCCACGGAATAAACAGTTATGTAAACGAACCTCGTACGGGAATAATTGCAGATTCAATAGAGGCACAGGTACTTGATATGAGCGCAAGGGTGAGCGAGGAAGCCAGAAAAATATCCGTGGATGTGGTGCGGGATAACCCAAAAAAGATAAGGAACATGATAGCTGATGCAAGTACCAAGGGACAAAAAACGCTGGACGAGTTTTCAAATGTAAAGGTGCTAACAATGCCCTGGCACATAAATTGGAATACCCTGTTCAAAGCATACGAGATTCAACCCAAAAATTACGAAGAACTCATCGGAATTAAGGGTATAGGTCCATCCACAGTTCGCGCTCTTGCTTACATAGCAGAGATCATATACGGTGCGGAAGTTTCATGGAAAGATCCTGTAAAATACTCCTTTGCCCTGGGAGGTAAGGATGGTGTACCGAAGCCCGTGGACAGAAAGACATACGATAATAGCATAGAGATCCTGCAGATGAGCATAGAGGAGGCATCCCTGGGCAGGAAGGAGAAGTTGGAGATGCTGAGAAGGTTGAGGAGGTTTGTTCCACCTTAG
- a CDS encoding transketolase: MTKISDEEIRKLKLKANEIRTWSIKMIYAAQSGHPGGALSAADILAVLYFHEMRVDPNNPEWEDRDRFVLSKGHASAAYYAALAMRGFFPEDELLKFRRVDSFLQGHPSLMVPGVDMCTGSLGQGLSAAIGMALAAKMDGKDYRVYAILGDGEIEEGNIWEAAMTAATRKLDNLVAIVDRNKIQLDDFTDTMVALDPLEEKWRGFGWRVISINGHDMVQIIRALDEARGTKGRPTVIIAHTVKGKGVSYMENTAKYHGKPPQSEEEYEMALKELNDERRRI; the protein is encoded by the coding sequence ATGACAAAAATTTCTGATGAGGAGATAAGGAAACTCAAGTTAAAGGCAAATGAAATTCGCACATGGAGCATAAAGATGATTTACGCCGCGCAATCGGGACATCCCGGGGGCGCGCTAAGCGCCGCGGACATTTTAGCAGTGCTGTACTTCCACGAGATGCGTGTTGATCCGAACAACCCGGAGTGGGAAGATAGGGACAGATTCGTGCTGAGCAAGGGACATGCATCCGCAGCCTATTATGCGGCCCTCGCAATGCGAGGATTCTTCCCGGAGGATGAGTTGCTAAAATTCAGGCGCGTGGATTCGTTTTTACAGGGGCATCCCTCGCTGATGGTTCCCGGAGTGGACATGTGCACCGGCTCGCTGGGGCAGGGATTGAGCGCCGCCATTGGCATGGCCCTCGCCGCAAAGATGGATGGAAAAGATTATCGGGTTTACGCGATTTTGGGCGATGGGGAGATTGAGGAGGGCAACATCTGGGAGGCCGCGATGACTGCCGCAACACGAAAATTGGACAATCTGGTTGCAATAGTGGATCGCAATAAAATACAGCTGGACGATTTCACAGATACAATGGTTGCCCTTGATCCGCTGGAGGAGAAGTGGCGCGGGTTCGGATGGAGAGTAATATCCATTAACGGTCATGATATGGTGCAGATAATCCGCGCCCTGGATGAAGCGAGAGGCACGAAGGGCAGACCCACGGTGATAATTGCGCACACCGTTAAAGGCAAGGGCGTGAGCTATATGGAGAACACTGCAAAGTACCACGGCAAGCCTCCGCAGAGCGAGGAAGAGTATGAGATGGCACTTAAAGAGCTTAATGATGAGAGGCGAAGAATATGA
- a CDS encoding transketolase family protein, which yields MNWEYESPRKAYGTTLVELGKEREDIVVMDADLSTSTKTAMFGKEFPDRFFNVGLQEQNMMGIAAGLARSGKTVFASSFAVFATGRAYDQIRQSIAYPKLNVKIVATHGGVTVGEDGASHQMIEDIGLMRGLPNMRVIVPVDSNEVRSVIRFVASKPGPFYVRLTRTALPNLTDGEFEFGRARVMRDGEDATIIATGIEVSYSLLAAEILKKNGLDVRVINISTIKPIDVDTIVKAAKETGMIMTVEDHNIYNGLGSAVAEVLVENYPVPMRRHGMMDVFGRSGKWNALLEYYGMDDRGIAREMLSFLKEVKG from the coding sequence ATGAACTGGGAATACGAGTCTCCGAGAAAAGCTTACGGAACCACGCTGGTTGAACTTGGAAAGGAGAGAGAGGATATAGTGGTCATGGATGCTGATTTGAGCACCTCTACCAAAACGGCGATGTTCGGCAAGGAATTTCCTGATAGATTCTTCAATGTGGGGTTGCAGGAGCAGAACATGATGGGCATAGCCGCCGGTCTGGCGAGAAGTGGAAAAACGGTATTTGCATCATCATTTGCAGTTTTTGCAACCGGTCGTGCCTATGATCAGATAAGGCAGAGCATCGCGTACCCGAAGCTGAACGTGAAGATTGTTGCGACGCATGGCGGCGTGACGGTGGGAGAGGACGGAGCATCGCATCAGATGATTGAGGATATAGGCTTGATGAGAGGTCTTCCAAACATGCGTGTCATTGTGCCTGTGGATTCGAACGAGGTGCGCAGCGTAATAAGATTCGTTGCCTCGAAGCCGGGACCATTCTATGTTCGGCTCACAAGAACAGCATTGCCCAATCTCACAGATGGAGAATTTGAGTTTGGAAGGGCTCGCGTTATGAGAGATGGGGAGGATGCAACGATAATTGCCACGGGTATTGAGGTATCCTATTCTCTTCTAGCCGCAGAAATCCTCAAAAAGAATGGTCTGGATGTACGTGTAATCAACATAAGCACCATTAAGCCAATAGATGTTGATACGATAGTGAAGGCAGCAAAAGAAACAGGAATGATAATGACCGTGGAGGATCACAATATTTACAACGGTCTTGGCTCAGCGGTTGCAGAGGTGCTCGTTGAGAATTACCCAGTGCCCATGAGAAGACACGGAATGATGGATGTGTTTGGAAGAAGCGGGAAATGGAACGCCCTCCTCGAATATTACGGAATGGATGATAGGGGAATAGCAAGGGAGATGCTCTCCTTCCTGAAGGAGGTGAAAGGATGA
- a CDS encoding transaldolase family protein yields MKIFIDTASLKEIKEAISWGIVDGVTTNPSLIRKAVENEARGKSLDSYIVEILKVAGPDRPVSLEVMGLTAEDMIREAEILYDKFNSVAGNVVIKVPINTYSGHYEGLKTIKALSEEGIPVNCTLIMTPEQALLAAKAGAKYVSPFAGRIDDFLRVKKGLKPGVDFQKGDYYPWDGTGVDDNGIRSGSDLVEKVVVILDHYNYDTEVIASSIRNTRQVREVAMIGAHIATIPFKVLESMLLHPKTEEGVKKFSEDAEKAGYEEVFK; encoded by the coding sequence ATGAAGATATTCATAGATACTGCAAGTTTGAAGGAGATAAAAGAGGCTATTTCCTGGGGTATAGTGGATGGTGTGACCACGAATCCATCGCTTATTCGCAAGGCGGTGGAAAACGAGGCAAGGGGGAAATCGCTTGATAGTTACATCGTGGAGATTCTCAAGGTTGCGGGTCCAGATCGCCCGGTTAGCCTGGAAGTAATGGGACTCACGGCTGAGGATATGATTCGTGAGGCAGAAATTCTTTACGATAAGTTCAACTCCGTTGCAGGCAATGTTGTCATCAAGGTTCCCATCAACACCTATAGCGGGCATTACGAGGGACTCAAGACGATAAAGGCACTGAGCGAGGAAGGAATTCCTGTTAATTGCACGCTCATAATGACTCCCGAGCAGGCGCTCCTGGCAGCGAAAGCCGGAGCTAAGTATGTTAGTCCGTTTGCAGGGCGCATTGATGACTTTCTCAGGGTTAAAAAGGGCCTCAAGCCGGGTGTGGATTTCCAGAAGGGCGATTACTATCCCTGGGATGGCACTGGTGTAGACGACAATGGAATAAGGAGTGGGTCAGACCTCGTTGAAAAAGTTGTGGTTATCCTGGACCACTACAACTATGACACGGAGGTAATCGCCTCAAGCATACGCAACACCCGACAGGTTCGAGAGGTGGCGATGATTGGTGCGCATATAGCGACCATCCCCTTCAAGGTTCTGGAATCAATGCTCTTGCATCCGAAGACTGAGGAAGGAGTGAAGAAGTTCAGTGAGGATGCGGAAAAAGCAGGTTACGAAGAGGTTTTCAAGTAA
- a CDS encoding polysaccharide biosynthesis C-terminal domain-containing protein, translated as MSEHTGIARKSLFLLSYNVFGGVLGYITLFFALRFVGQYAWGIYGSALGIAGILSIISSLGVDSAHVKKVTQKKEKEECMGAYILIKGFLGLIFLVVSFGGFYVMGNFFGYKFESPYLEKAVYIAILGMLLSSLANIFRTTYRTKLDARKSVVPLFVQVLVQDILIIIFAVYYKINSVIPIGYIGVLFTYAYLMGVFFNLLIYIGWAVGDGMSVKRPHYSLVKEYILFAIPLALLGVVGTIQAYTDRTMLQFFWNSAEVGGYFSVQKLALFVTYLGGSVSFFLYPAQSSYYESSNHYQFFNITSKAERYLSLISVPFVMFTVAMAPEILNIFRSSLIPYSTPLIILMIYAYLGVINGPYGSLLTSANRPHEVMKVGIIQASVNVVLNTLFIPKSIMGIPLFGLRSTGAALATLLSFLIGFVFLRYKAYKILGVKYEKYILMHLLAGGVAAFVIFIIKTHVPLLSWYSVVGSFILFAMIYVGILYLLREFGREEIDFVLRMFNIDLKRDKT; from the coding sequence ATGAGCGAGCATACGGGAATCGCAAGGAAGTCGCTTTTTCTTTTATCTTACAACGTTTTTGGTGGAGTTTTGGGTTACATCACCCTCTTCTTTGCCCTGAGATTTGTGGGCCAGTATGCCTGGGGTATTTATGGTTCAGCCTTGGGAATAGCCGGAATATTAAGTATCATCTCATCTTTGGGAGTAGATTCCGCCCATGTGAAGAAGGTAACCCAGAAGAAGGAGAAAGAGGAATGTATGGGGGCATATATACTCATAAAAGGATTTCTTGGATTGATCTTCCTGGTTGTATCCTTCGGTGGATTCTACGTTATGGGTAATTTTTTCGGTTATAAATTTGAGTCTCCTTATCTTGAGAAGGCCGTGTATATAGCTATTCTCGGTATGCTTCTTTCTTCCTTGGCCAATATTTTTAGAACAACTTACCGGACCAAACTTGATGCAAGAAAATCCGTTGTGCCTTTATTCGTGCAGGTTCTGGTGCAGGATATTTTAATAATAATATTTGCCGTGTATTACAAGATTAATTCCGTGATTCCAATAGGATACATTGGTGTGCTATTTACATATGCATATTTGATGGGGGTGTTTTTTAACCTTCTCATATATATTGGTTGGGCCGTTGGCGACGGCATGTCTGTAAAAAGACCCCATTACTCTTTGGTGAAGGAGTATATTCTCTTTGCAATACCACTTGCCCTCCTCGGAGTTGTTGGCACTATACAGGCCTATACAGACAGAACCATGCTTCAGTTTTTCTGGAATAGTGCGGAGGTAGGAGGCTATTTCTCCGTGCAGAAACTTGCACTTTTTGTTACATATTTGGGAGGATCCGTATCATTTTTCCTTTATCCAGCTCAATCTTCCTATTATGAGAGCAGCAATCATTATCAGTTTTTCAATATCACTTCAAAGGCAGAGCGCTATCTATCCCTGATCTCCGTACCATTTGTTATGTTCACAGTGGCCATGGCCCCAGAGATTTTGAATATATTTCGCTCATCTCTTATCCCATATTCCACTCCACTAATTATCCTGATGATATATGCATATCTTGGAGTTATAAATGGACCGTATGGATCCTTACTCACCTCTGCAAACCGGCCCCATGAGGTGATGAAGGTTGGCATTATTCAAGCATCTGTGAATGTCGTTCTCAACACCCTGTTTATCCCCAAATCCATAATGGGTATTCCCCTTTTTGGATTGAGAAGCACCGGAGCAGCTCTGGCGACTCTTCTCTCTTTTCTAATAGGGTTTGTATTTCTCAGGTACAAAGCATATAAAATCCTCGGGGTAAAATATGAAAAGTATATTCTAATGCATCTTCTGGCTGGAGGTGTGGCTGCATTTGTTATATTTATCATCAAAACTCATGTGCCTCTTCTCTCGTGGTACTCTGTGGTTGGCTCTTTCATACTATTTGCTATGATATATGTTGGAATTCTTTATCTCCTCAGAGAATTTGGTAGAGAGGAAATAGATTTTGTGCTCAGAATGTTCAATATAGATCTAAAAAGGGATAAAACTTAA